A window of Dorea formicigenerans contains these coding sequences:
- a CDS encoding YdcP family protein, producing the protein MELRFVVPNMEKTFGNLEFAGENTTEQQRINGRMAVITRSYNLYSDVQRADDVVVTLPAKAGEKHFSPEQKVKLINPRITTDGYKIGERGFVNYILLADDMLPAENK; encoded by the coding sequence ATGGAATTAAGATTTGTCGTACCAAATATGGAAAAGACATTCGGAAACTTGGAGTTTGCCGGAGAAAATACTACGGAACAGCAGAGAATCAACGGGCGTATGGCTGTCATTACCAGAAGCTACAACCTGTATTCCGATGTGCAGAGAGCCGATGATGTAGTTGTGACACTTCCTGCCAAAGCTGGCGAAAAACATTTCTCGCCGGAGCAGAAAGTAAAACTTATCAACCCACGAATCACTACTGATGGCTATAAAATCGGAGAACGTGGATTTGTCAATTACATCTTACTTGCAGACGATATGTTACCAGCAGAAAATAAATAA
- a CDS encoding YdcP family protein, with translation MRLANGIVIDKEKTFGVLKFSALRREVHVQNEDGTVSEEIKERTYDLKCNTQGRMIQVSVPATVPLKDYDYNAEVELINPVADTVANANYRGADVDWYVKADDIVPKNKGTHAGNPQNNAPQQPPKK, from the coding sequence ATGAGATTAGCAAATGGAATCGTCATTGATAAAGAAAAGACTTTCGGAGTGTTGAAGTTCTCCGCATTACGCCGTGAAGTTCATGTACAGAATGAAGATGGAACAGTCAGTGAAGAAATCAAGGAACGTACTTACGATTTAAAATGCAATACACAGGGACGCATGATACAGGTATCCGTTCCGGCGACTGTACCATTAAAGGATTATGATTACAATGCCGAAGTGGAACTTATCAATCCTGTTGCAGATACGGTAGCCAATGCGAATTACCGTGGTGCAGATGTGGACTGGTATGTAAAGGCAGACGATATTGTTCCGAAGAACAAAGGCACTCATGCCGGAAATCCACAGAACAATGCTCCCCAGCAACCGCCGAAGAAATAA
- a CDS encoding SF0329 family protein — translation MATWSGIRKKLETEYLAQSLQGHIQYYATSYSRSHDHEGRAAIRYDGKEIIKGCYWNNWAKADMFPQDEKYEKRMKVENAYMDDTAIKLGIFDQRCFYNAFAEFDNQDIEASLKSENLIVKIFAVLDRRVGKRRLRIMKETIMEEPDTFQEFYAIRAKAEGLL, via the coding sequence ATGGCAACATGGAGTGGTATAAGGAAAAAGTTGGAAACGGAATATCTGGCTCAAAGTCTGCAAGGTCATATTCAGTATTATGCAACATCATATAGCAGGAGTCACGACCATGAGGGACGGGCGGCGATAAGATATGATGGAAAAGAAATCATCAAGGGATGCTATTGGAACAATTGGGCGAAAGCAGACATGTTTCCTCAAGACGAAAAATATGAGAAACGCATGAAAGTAGAAAATGCGTATATGGACGATACAGCTATAAAATTGGGTATTTTTGACCAACGTTGTTTTTATAATGCGTTTGCAGAGTTTGATAATCAAGATATTGAAGCGAGTCTTAAAAGTGAAAATTTAATCGTAAAAATATTTGCTGTATTGGATAGACGAGTTGGTAAACGGCGATTAAGAATTATGAAAGAAACTATAATGGAAGAACCAGATACATTTCAAGAGTTTTATGCGATTCGGGCAAAAGCAGAAGGACTGTTATAA
- a CDS encoding FtsK/SpoIIIE domain-containing protein — protein MKVWQKSKGNRIRASDKSLVYHFCIGWLLLLFVAVFLLLNLRQILVTEWKDFNLFHAGITWTAYNSITVLIATGVCALVAFLYYRYGYDRIKRLLHRQKLARMVLENKWYEAENTKDSVFFTDLQSRSREKIVWFPKIYYQMDNGLLHILCEITMGKYQEQLLSLEDKLESGLYCELTDKTLHDGYIEYTLLYDMIANRISIDEVIAENGGLWLMKNLVWEYDSLPHALICGGTGGGKTYFLLTIIEALLRTNANLYILDPKNADLADLGTVMGNVYHTKDDMIECVNAFYEGMVTRSEEMKLHPNYRTGENYAYLGLAPQFLVFDEYVAFLEMLTTKESTALLSQLKKIVMLGRQAGYFLIVACQRPDAKYFGDGIRDNFNFRVGLGRMSELGYGMLFGSDVKKQFFQKRIKGRGYCDVGTSVISEFYTPLVPKGYDFLGTIGELAERRTEKKALEQSEALL, from the coding sequence ATGAAAGTATGGCAAAAATCTAAAGGTAACAGGATTCGTGCCAGTGACAAATCGCTGGTCTATCATTTCTGTATTGGCTGGCTGTTGCTCCTGTTTGTTGCGGTATTCCTGCTACTGAACCTGCGACAGATTCTTGTTACAGAATGGAAAGATTTTAACCTGTTCCATGCCGGAATTACTTGGACTGCCTACAATTCCATTACGGTTCTGATAGCGACTGGTGTTTGTGCATTGGTCGCTTTTCTCTACTACCGTTATGGATATGACCGTATCAAGCGGTTGCTACACAGACAAAAACTGGCTCGCATGGTGCTGGAAAATAAATGGTATGAAGCGGAGAACACCAAAGACAGCGTTTTTTTCACTGACCTGCAAAGCAGATCAAGAGAAAAAATCGTGTGGTTTCCGAAAATTTACTACCAGATGGACAATGGATTGCTCCATATCCTGTGTGAAATTACAATGGGAAAATATCAAGAACAGCTCCTGTCCTTAGAGGATAAACTGGAATCAGGACTGTACTGTGAGCTGACCGACAAGACACTGCATGACGGCTATATCGAATACACCCTGCTCTATGATATGATAGCGAACCGTATTTCGATTGATGAAGTGATTGCTGAAAACGGCGGTCTATGGTTAATGAAAAATCTGGTGTGGGAATATGATTCACTTCCTCATGCCCTTATCTGCGGTGGTACAGGTGGTGGAAAAACCTATTTTCTGCTGACCATCATTGAAGCCCTGCTAAGAACCAATGCGAATTTATACATTCTTGACCCGAAGAACGCTGACCTTGCAGACTTGGGAACGGTCATGGGAAATGTCTACCACACGAAAGACGATATGATTGAGTGCGTCAATGCCTTTTATGAGGGCATGGTCACACGCTCGGAAGAAATGAAACTGCACCCGAATTACCGTACAGGGGAAAACTATGCCTATCTGGGGCTTGCTCCACAGTTCCTTGTATTTGATGAGTATGTGGCGTTCTTGGAAATGCTCACGACAAAAGAAAGCACCGCCCTGTTAAGCCAGCTAAAGAAAATCGTCATGCTTGGCAGACAGGCTGGCTATTTTCTGATTGTGGCTTGCCAGCGTCCAGACGCAAAATATTTCGGGGACGGTATCAGAGATAACTTTAACTTCCGTGTGGGGCTTGGTCGCATGAGTGAACTTGGTTACGGTATGCTCTTTGGAAGTGATGTGAAAAAACAATTTTTCCAGAAGCGAATTAAAGGGCGTGGATACTGTGATGTGGGAACAAGTGTCATATCAGAATTTTACACTCCCCTTGTACCCAAAGGCTATGATTTCTTGGGTACGATTGGGGAACTTGCAGAAAGGAGAACAGAAAAAAAGGCTCTCGAACAATCCGAAGCCTTACTTTAA
- a CDS encoding helix-turn-helix domain-containing protein: protein MTVYMDLENLLKEKNISKNKVCEACNLQRTQLNNYCKNKVTRIDFSILAKLCEYLDCTPNDILKLK from the coding sequence ATGACAGTATACATGGATTTAGAAAATCTTCTCAAAGAAAAGAATATCAGTAAAAACAAAGTCTGTGAAGCCTGTAATTTACAGAGGACACAGCTCAACAACTACTGCAAAAATAAAGTAACCAGAATCGACTTCTCCATCTTAGCAAAGTTGTGTGAATATCTGGACTGCACACCTAATGACATCTTGAAATTAAAGTAA